A stretch of the uncultured Desulfobacter sp. genome encodes the following:
- a CDS encoding (2Fe-2S) ferredoxin domain-containing protein — MNKPEKHILVCASFRPSGEPKGKCHRKGSGDFMAYIENEVIDRGLEEVLISSTCCLKQCDDGPVMVIYPDNIWYGHVDNEEAIDAILDAMEDGEVAEDYLL; from the coding sequence ATGAACAAGCCCGAAAAACACATCCTTGTATGCGCAAGCTTTCGTCCCAGTGGAGAACCCAAAGGCAAGTGCCACAGAAAAGGGTCCGGCGATTTTATGGCCTATATTGAAAACGAAGTGATTGACAGAGGCCTTGAAGAGGTGCTGATCTCTTCCACCTGCTGCCTGAAACAGTGTGATGACGGTCCGGTTATGGTTATTTATCCGGATAATATCTGGTACGGGCACGTGGATAACGAAGAAGCCATTGACGCTATTTTAGATGCCATGGAAGACGGCGAAGTGGCAGAGGATTATTTACTGTAA
- the nifB gene encoding nitrogenase cofactor biosynthesis protein NifB, whose amino-acid sequence MMNLDNHPCFNKKSCKDFGRVHLPVAPACNIQCNFCNRKFDCVNESRPGVTSSILSPDQAMAYLAEVVEAKPNTSVVGIAGPGDPFANGDKTMETMTKVREAYPEMLLCVATNGLNIQPYLDQLKEINVTHVSITINAVDPEVGAKIYSWVRDGKKSVGPKEGAKVLLERQLAAVKGLKERGIMVKVNSILLPGINDDHMIEVARAMGEMGVDIFNIMPYFPTKGSNFEDMPEPAKGQLKELRKAAQVFVPQMTHCKRCRADAVGLLDDPLNQKLMDRLTFHATSPISLPSAPKYCHEQDCDDGYAFNAAGPRPYVALATREGALINQHLGEAEELHIYDLTGDTPEFVETRTVPKPGAGDVRWNNLARTIKDCHTILVSGVGEAPKKVLGNMGFTIHEVNGMIDLVLMAIKKGESLDHLIVRSQTSCGECRGTGTGCM is encoded by the coding sequence ATGATGAATTTAGATAACCACCCCTGTTTTAATAAAAAGTCCTGCAAGGATTTCGGTCGAGTTCACCTACCGGTTGCCCCGGCCTGTAACATCCAGTGCAATTTCTGCAACAGAAAGTTTGACTGCGTGAATGAAAGCCGGCCCGGTGTCACCTCCTCCATTTTGAGTCCGGATCAGGCCATGGCCTACCTGGCAGAGGTTGTTGAGGCCAAACCCAACACCTCCGTCGTGGGTATCGCAGGTCCTGGCGACCCTTTTGCCAACGGCGACAAAACCATGGAAACCATGACCAAGGTGCGTGAAGCCTACCCGGAAATGCTCTTGTGTGTGGCCACCAACGGCCTGAACATCCAGCCTTACCTGGATCAGCTTAAAGAGATCAACGTCACCCATGTCAGTATTACCATCAATGCGGTGGACCCTGAAGTCGGCGCGAAAATTTACTCCTGGGTCCGGGACGGCAAAAAATCCGTGGGTCCGAAAGAGGGCGCTAAAGTGCTGTTGGAACGTCAGCTTGCTGCTGTTAAAGGCCTCAAAGAACGCGGTATCATGGTGAAGGTCAACTCCATTCTGTTGCCCGGCATCAACGACGACCATATGATTGAAGTGGCCAGAGCCATGGGCGAGATGGGCGTGGATATTTTTAACATCATGCCGTACTTCCCCACCAAAGGCTCCAATTTTGAAGATATGCCGGAGCCGGCCAAAGGTCAGCTTAAAGAACTTAGAAAGGCCGCCCAGGTCTTTGTACCCCAGATGACCCATTGTAAACGCTGCAGAGCCGATGCCGTAGGCCTCTTGGATGATCCTTTGAACCAGAAACTCATGGACCGGCTCACCTTTCACGCCACATCCCCCATTTCCTTACCCAGCGCGCCCAAGTATTGCCACGAACAGGATTGTGACGATGGGTATGCGTTCAATGCAGCCGGGCCAAGACCCTATGTGGCCCTGGCCACCCGGGAAGGCGCTCTGATCAACCAGCATCTGGGTGAAGCCGAAGAACTGCACATCTATGACCTGACCGGGGATACCCCGGAATTTGTGGAGACCAGAACCGTGCCCAAACCCGGTGCCGGTGATGTCCGCTGGAATAACCTTGCCCGGACCATTAAGGACTGTCACACGATCCTGGTGTCCGGAGTGGGCGAAGCCCCCAAAAAAGTGCTGGGTAACATGGGATTTACCATCCATGAGGTCAACGGCATGATTGATCTTGTACTCATGGCCATTAAAAAAGGTGAGTCCCTGGATCATCTGATTGTAAGGTCACAGACCTCCTGCGGAGAATGTCGCGGCACAGGAACCGGCTGCATGTAA